The Lachnospiraceae bacterium KM106-2 nucleotide sequence ATTAATATTACTTCTACTGTCCCCATCCCTTCTTCCTCTTTTGTGAATTCTTTTAATGAATGGACAATTGCCATTCCAGCTTTTTTCAATTGCTTCATAGTTTCACCTCCTAAAAGTTAAATGATAATATAGCCGGTACTAGGATAATTACTAGTACTAAAACTAACATAATTCCCATTGGAAGAAGCATTTTTGTACTTGCTTGCTCTCCCAGTCTTTTTGCAACCTCTTTCCGATTTTCAAAAGCATTAATTGCTTCTGATTCCAGCTTCTGGTTCATTTCCTGCAAACCTTTTTTGACATTCTGCGCAAGCATGGAACTAAACTTCAAATATGGTGCTAACGAAATTCGTCTTCCAAAACTCTCATATGCTTTGATCTCACTTGTTCCGTTTTGCAGCTCATACCATGTAACGATCATCTCCTCATATGCATATCGCATTTCTCCTTTTCCTTCACGGCAATGATCTTGATATTCACTAACCAACTTCCCCCATGCTCGTTTTACTGTCATACCTGCATTCGTAAGTAATAAAAAGCGATTTACTAATTCAGGATAGTCCAATAACAGTTGCAATTCCCTTTTTTTCATTTGTTCTTGTAAACGATGCTCGATTCCAATCGATAGAATAATAATCAGAAACACTCCATAACACATAATGGTGATAGCCAAATCTGACTTTTCCTCTATGTAGGATACTGTTTTTCCATTTATCTTATTGGGTAGCTCTGTATAGGTCTTGGTATTGGTATTCCTATCATTTTCAACCAACTTCTCCTGCAGATCTTCTAGTAACTTTTCTTTATTGCTTTTTACCGCTGGCAGAATCTTTAATGCTAACTTAAACTCCGATTCATAAGATCCACTGCTTAGAGTTACTCCAACTTCTACCTCCTTCCCTTTCTCATCTAACTTTTGATTATTTAATGTACCATCTGTATTTACGTAACTATTTAACTCCCATTTGACTTGTAATGCAGTTCCTGGAATTCTACTCATGAGATTTAGTGAGCTTCTGATATTATGTAAGGACTGATTGTTCTTTAAGATATTCTTTTTAATATATTTCTTGGCCATTGGAACTCTCTCATCAAATTCCTGTTTGGTATAGATACGAGGCTGTAATGCTAGTCCTATACTCTCATCAATCGTATCTTCTTTCTCTTCGTTTACAATTACATGAAGATCTATACTTTCTGCATTTTGTCCATATCCTGGGCGTTCTATATACTTTCCATTTTTAATAATGGATTCTCCAGATGGAAATACACCTAATAGAAGACATAGCACATTCGTAATCACCATAAGCCATAATAAAATGCCTATTTTATTACACATAAAAATGCGATTTTCTGTCTTTGCATTTCTATTTACATATAGTGCTTTCAATAGCTCTTTTCTCTGACTCTCTCGTTCCTGATTTTTATTAAAGACATGGTCTGCCAACCAAAGACTTAAAGGATATATTAACTGGATAATACTTTTAGATTTATATACATTAGATAAAAAGTCTTTTTCATAAGACCTTAAAATAAGACAACCAACTGAAATAAGCGACAAAATAACAACATTAATAATTATCATAGTTACACCTGGATATTCATTAGTCTCTGACCCCAAAAATACGCTATCATATAAACAATCATAACTATGGTCATAACTATAATTCCTAAAATATTATGATACATTGGATCTAAAAATCCCGGCATACTTAGCCACATATACAAAATGATTCCAATTGGTACAATAGACATAATATTGGCTTCTAATTTCTTACTAGTGATCAACGTAATCACATTTCGCTTTACGTCGATTTTATCACCAATATTTTTACTAGTAGACTGAATGATTTTAATAATATCTCCTCCTGTCCTTTTAGCAGTAACAAAAACCTCCGTAAAATTATTAATATCCTCTAATTCTGTTCTTTCTGCAAACTGGCTTAATGCAGCCTCTATCGTTATGTTAGTTTGTAATTGATATATGATATATTCAAATTCTCTTATAATCATACAATCTTCTTCATAAAGTAATCGTAGATCTTGTACGGACCGACTAAATGAGTTCTCAATAGAATAACCTGATGCAAGCGAAGAAGATAAACAATTGATTGCTTCTCTAAACTCTAGATTCAACTCCCAAAGACGCTTTTCTTTCAGCTGTTTCTTTCGATATTTCAAAATAATAACACTAACCGGTGATAACAAAATCACAGCTATCAAACTCCTATAAAAGATCTCAGCTAAGAATGATGTTATCGCTAATGAAATAGTCAGATTCAATACTAGCTCCTTTTTTGTGAATTCATATTTCCTATAATCAGTCATATATCCTCACCCCCGCCCTGCTTAACTTTTCTGTATTATTCAACCGATAATCTGTTCGTACTAACTCACCCTCTATTCTTCCTTCTGCATCCACTCCTTTCTCTTTAAACTCATATAAAGGGTTAATCTTTATCTCGTTATCCACACAGTCTAATACCTCAACTATTTCAAGAACATGTCTTGATTTATCTCGTAATCGTCCTAAATGAACAATAATATCAATTGCACTTGCAATTTGCTTTCTTACTGCTAATAAGGGAATCTCAGAATTCAATAATACCAATGTCTCCAACCTACTTAACATATCTCTAGGAGAATTTGCATGACCAGTACTTAATGATCCATCATGACCAGTATTAAGCGCAGTCAGCATATCAATTGCGGCTCCATCTCGGACTTCACCTACTATGATCCGATCTGGTCTCATTCGCAAAGATGATTTAATCAAATCCCGGATACTAATTCCATTCTTGCCTTCTACGTTACTATTTCTCACCTCCAAGCGTACTAGATTTGGAATATTTCTAATTTGTAACTCTGCTGAATCTTCAATTGTTATAATACGTTCATCACATGGAATAAAATTAGATAATGCGTTTAAGAATGTGGTCTTACCAGAACCGGTTCCACCAGATATAAAAATATTGTATTTTGCAATTACTAGTTGCTCTAAAAGATGGGCAACCTCTTGATTAATCGATTTATATAAAAGTAATTGCTCTACTGTCATTGGATGCTCAGGGAACTTACGAATCGTTAATGTAGTGCCATCTATTGCAATTGGTTCCATTACGACATTAACTCGAGATCCGTCCATTAGCCTGGCATCGACAATTGGATTGGCTTCGTTTACTGCACGATTTGCCCTTGATACAATCTGTTGTATGATATCCTCATACTTTTCTTTTGAATCAAAATGCTTATCCCATTTTGTCAATTTTCCGTTTTTCTCAATAAAAATATTTTCGGGGCCATTAACCATAATTTCAGTTATGTCCTTATCGTCAATTAATTCTTGTAGAAGATCGAGCCGCCTAATAGCATTAAAAACCATATATCGCAAACGGTTCTTAATTTGAACTTGTATAAAAGTTCTTTTCCCTTTTTCAATAATAACATCATCTATTATATTGAGGACTTCCTCATCTTTAATATCCTTTGTTAAGTCCATTCGCTCTAATACAATTTCTTTAATCTCCATCTGTAACTCTTCATCCGACTGCAACTATCTCACCTCCGAATCATGCTGATTTTATTACTGACAAAGCATTCAATATTTCTTTTCCCTGACTATACACTTGAATATCAGGACTTATCACATAAGGCTGTGGTATATAAACAGCTATATACTTATCTAAATTTTCCTCCTCATCTAGCTTTAACATTTGAAAAAAGGCAGTTTCCTTGTTCTTCATATATACCTGATCCGATGTTGGTATAAATACCTTTGAACAATGATCCAGTAATCTCTTTGTAAAATCAGTATAAAAATCAATACAAATAAATATTAGATCATACATGCTATCCGTTGATATCTGCTTCATAAAAAAAGTAATGTCTTCTTGAGTAACTTCTAATAAGTCTTTATAATGCTGCACTGGAATTAGTACATCTATATTTTCCATACAATAAAGCTTTTCTTTTACTAATTTCCATATCTCTTCCTTTTTATTTTTAGCATAATAGATTAAATCTGACATGCTATAGTAATCGGTATAATTTCTTTCTATTGGGAATCCAGAAAAAGTCTCACAATCCAACAGCAAGATTCGCTTCTCCTCACTAATTGCTTTAGCTAACGCTAAGCCAACCGTAACACACAATGCTCCTCCCGACGGTGAATAAATACCAAATACTTTTGTATTTGTAACCGTCTCCATTCTATCCTCTCTAATACTACTCTCTAAAATATCCTTCAGCATTTTATCTAATCTCTCGATTATCATCTCTACTGACTGATATTTATATATGTATAATAGCTCCCCCTCCTCCTGCTTTTGATCTTCGCTTAAGATAATAATCTGTTTTACATTATTCTCAGGCAATAGCTGGACTGCACGTTCTGAAATGAGTAAAACCTCAATATAAGACTCTTCCATATACTTCATTAACTGCTCCAGCGAAGTAAATAAGATCACCTCTTTATTTATCTTCTTGTACTTTAGCAAATAGTGAACAAAACTCTTTGCGTATGCTATATCGTGATCAAAAACTGCAAATAAATTTTTTCTCAATATATCACCTGCCAGATATTCATTTTATTAATCCTTACGATAAAAAGAATAATTAAAGAAATTCCAATTGCTAATGTAAAATGCATTGTATACTTATGCCCATCTCTTTCTGAAACATGGTATGGAATTAATTTATGAGTATATATTATTTGGGATAGATATGAAAAGACATAATTGATTCTTGTAAAAAAGACTTTGTGATAGAACAAAAGAAATAGTGCAATTACAGCACCTACTAGAAAAGAAACAAGAATACTTTCAAATGCTATAAACCATCCTAGGCTGATACCAATAACCGAAAAGACTTTTATGTCACCCGCGCCTAAGACCTTCATCAAAAACAATGGATATAAAATGAGAATTGGAATAATCATTCCCAGAAAAGAATTGAAGATACCTTGTAAACTCTGACTGTAGATTTGACCTATGAAACCTATCATAGCACCAACAAAAATAATCTTATTGGGAACTCGATAGCTTCTAACATCATAGATAATACAAAGTAATAAAAATAGAAATAAGAAACAAAATATTATGCTTACGCTAATTCCTCCTTTTTAAATGGTTAATTTTTACAATTGTTATGATACATTACTGTAAATTTTATGTCAACACAAATTTCAAAAAAATATTATATGTATCTGAAATATGCCACTAAAAGATATAATGCTACCAATCCAGGTGTTCCGAGCACCGTTACCGTTAATACATTCCCACCATTCAATCCAACTACTAAATGGTAACCTAACATTCCAATAACCATATTCACTACATAAATACTTGCAACTGCAAAAGCCACTCTTAAAATATAGCTTAAGAAAACTTCCATTTTATGAGTACAAAACGAAATAACTAATGTGATAACCCCGATAATAACCATACCAATAAATATATACTGACTCATACTTCCTACTCCTTTTAAGCTTGTTTCTATATTTATATTATGAAAGAAATAAAATATTCTCTTATATATTACAGAATTATATTTAATTTTTTTCCATTCTTTTACATTTTTTTAGAATATAATTACGAATCCTCGACTATAATATAATATACGAGGATATTTATGGAAAACTGATTAGAAAGAAAGGTTGAGTATATGAGAAAAACTAAAAAAAATTCAAGTCGTGAACAAGAAAGTCTTTTATATGAGATTAAGAAAACTAAGCTTGCATTAGAAATCGCTAATTCTAACTTCGATAATAGCTTAGATCCTGACCTCATCGATAGCTACATCTTTGAAGTTAATGCTGTTCAGAAACGATATAAATTTTTATTAAGGCAGCTCAAAAACCTAGAATACGAAAATTTAGCCGTCTAAAAAAGCAGAAACCTTTTACAAGCTTCTGCTTTATAGATAAACTAGGCTTTAAACCCTCTAAATGCATGATTAGGATCCATAGAAATTTCGTTTAGTACCCCTTTACCATACGTCAGACCGGCGTATACCTGTTGTGTATTCTGCATAAGAGGTTTAGATTTATCCTGCTTTGCTACTTCAATAAATGATTGATGCAAGGCTTGCATAATTTCTTTTGCTTCTTCTACATAATCTATTTTCTTTTGAAACATACCATCAATAATCTTTTTATTGGCGTACGTATACAAACGATATAACTGGTTCGATATATCATATTCATGATTTAAACATCCTAATAACTCGTTCATATATCTACTGGCATGCTTTAATGATCTTTCATATTGAGGCATATCATTTTTTTGATGTGCCTCAATTGCATCTGTTATATCTTGTAATAACAATTCGTACATAATAACAATCAATTCGGTTCTATTTGCTTGCGTTATTCTAGCAGTATACACCTGCAATTGTTCATCCGTCATTTTTTATCCACCCTTTATTTAACTATCATTAACCCTGTAATAATGATAATACGGTCTGAGGAAGCTCATTTGCCTGCGCAAGAACAGAAGATCCAGCTTGTACTAAAACTTGATTCTGTGTATATTTAGTCATTTCCTTTGCCATATCTGTATCTGTAATTCTTGATAATGCTTCATCTAAGTTTAAACTTACAGTATCTAAGTTATTTACAGCATGATCTAAACGATTTTGGTATGCACCAAGTTTTGCTCTGATATCTGTTACCTTTGAAATTGCATCATCAATTTTATTAATTGACTTTGTTGCAGATTTTTCAGTACATACATTTAGGTTCTCAAGACCTAATGTAGCACAATCTACTCTAGGAAGATTGATTTCTAAAGTTTGCTTATTCGCAGCTCCTACTTGTAATACCAAGCTTCCTGCATCTAATACATTAAAATTAACAGTTCCAGTTCCTACATCACTCTTTACCTGTAATTGAATTTCAACGCCATTCAAATCTGTAATAGTAGCAATTCCACCATCCGTTTTTACAGTTGCTGTATCATCTAAAGGTGAATTTAAAGTAAGTTTTACATCCTTACCTGCTGCTGAGTTAGTTGTTGAAAGTCCTAATTTTGCTGCTAATGCTGCATTCTCTGTAGTAATACTTACACTTTCAGATGATCCATATTGTTTAGTCTCAAACTTTAATTTAGCTCCATCTGCTAATGAAGTTTTAGAAGTACCATCTGTTGGATATACATCGATTCCCATAGAATCTCCAGCTAAACGAATTCTTTCATAAACTTCAGTCATTGTATCACCTTCATTAATTGTGATCTGTTCACCATTAATTGTGATAACTCCTGCTTCAGTAGCTGAAATATTAGTCGCTGTATTTGTCAAAGTACCTCCTACTACTGCTGCCTTTTCCGGTGCTTGATTAACTTTGACAGAATATGCTCCTGCTTTAACTGCATCTGAAGTATAGGATACTTCAACACTTGCATTATTGGTGTATGTCTTACGATCCAAACTACCATCTAATAAGGTCTTTGTATTAAATTCAGTAGATTCAGATACTCTTTGTATTTCGGAGTTTAGCTGATCGATCTCTTTTTGAATAGTTTCTCTATCTGATAATGTATAAGAACCATTTGCTGCCTGAACAGATAATTCTCTCATTCTCTGAAGCATTGAAGTTACTTCATTTAACGCACCCTCTGCAGTTTGAATAACAGAAATACCATCTGCAGAGTTTTGAGAAGCTTGATCTAAAGCTCTAATTTGTAATCTCATCTTTTTAGAGATTGCCATACCAGCACCATCATCCGCTGCGCGATTAATCTTATATCCTGAAGATAATTTTTCGATATTCTTTTCCATTGCTGAATTATTTCTATTAAGAAGACTCGTTGCTTTTAATGCTGAAATATTATGATTAATTCTCATTATTCTCCACCTTTTCCTTTTCTATTTGCTTTAGTGATGTTAAAAATATCTTAGCCACTTGATAAAGTGTTTTCGTGCTTACTTTTTCATCATCATTTGTAGTGTTATATGTGATTTTCTTGTTTCTTACTGCTTGTTCTAAATTATAATCTAAATAATCAATCTCTAATCCACTATTTTCTATAGCCTCTGTAACTGTATTTGATGACGCCTTTAATGCTTGTATACCTTCTTGATTATCACATAAGACAAGTGCTTTTAACTTGTCATTCTTAACCATTGCATCAACTGAAACAGTACCTAAGTTAGGTAACTCTGTTTTCATCTCAACCTTACCAGACGATTCTGTTCCTCTGATAACTGATACTTTAACTGTCGAAATTTCATCTCCCACCTGAAGTGGCACTTCATAATATTCATTTCGGCTCAAATTGCCCATTAGATGAATATTTTGAGTAAATTGTTTTAACTGATCCAATGTTTCATAGGAAATATCCTCTTTTGAGATCATTTCTTCAATAGAATCTGATACCATCTGATCTAATGATGTAATCTGTTCCTTTGCACTTTCCTTATCATCAAAAGACTCTGAAACCCTATTGATGAGTTCATCAAATTTTTCTTGATCTTTCACATTCTTTCTCAATCCTTGGAAAGTCTCTGCAGAATTAGTCATTATTTGATCAACACTAATAAGATTATTTATTGTTACATCTTCACCATTACTAATAAGGAATTCTATATTCTGTGTAGATGCTTTATCCATTGCATCATTAAATGTCTCTAGTTGTTCTGTCGTATAATCATAGTCTTGATTATCATAATAAGCGATCATATCCTTAATTTTTTCAATTGGAAGTTGATACATATCAAGATTAGACTCCTCACACTCTAGTTCCAACTGTTGAAGAGAGGAAGGATCCATATTTTCTAATAATTTACCAACTACAAATTGATTATATTGTACGGTGTCGCTCTCACTAAATCCATCTGCTATTTGATCACTAATACTATTGGTCTGTAATGATACTTTACCTGCAAAGGATTCATCTATTGATTGATCAATTCCTGAACCTTTTCTAATTCTTACTGCAGTTAATAAGTTATTTAGTGTTAACTCTTGATCAGACTGAACAACTGACCCAATTGCTGCTCCATCACTCTTTTGAACTTGATGTAACAGACGATAAATACCAATATATGAATTCCTTTGTTCCTCTGTTAATTCCTTATTCTTATCTAGATTATAAAGATATTCACTAAACTTCTCATCCGTTAATAATGAATCATCACTTAATGAGTTTAATTTTTGATTTAATTCATCAATTGACATAGATAGTGGATTTACCTGCTCCTTAATCATTTTTACAACTACTGCTGGATTCATCTTATTGAGCATATTATTAACTTTAGCGTCATATTCTTTCATACTTGTAATAGATTCTTCATTTATCTCCATTTCATTGTATCCTAAGATACGTACCGCTCTACGATTATCTTCCGTTAATTCCATATTTGCATTTTCTAAGATATCATCTACATTACGGAATGCCTTTTGAATAGAATCTCCCATATCCTGTCTTGGTTTGGTCATAAGTGTTTCATAACGCTCGTTCATAGCATTAAATGCATCACTCGCTCTTTTACCATCCGCATATAATGACACCATAGTCATTTCATCTTTATTTGATAAAGATTCTCCTAAAATGACACAAGGTGCATTCATTAATCCTTGATATGTTTCTACCGTATCTCTTAATGTCGAAACTGTATCCTCTGTACCAACTACATTCTGATCTTCCAATAAGC carries:
- a CDS encoding type II/IV secretion system ATP hydrolase TadA/VirB11/CpaF, TadA subfamily → MQSDEELQMEIKEIVLERMDLTKDIKDEEVLNIIDDVIIEKGKRTFIQVQIKNRLRYMVFNAIRRLDLLQELIDDKDITEIMVNGPENIFIEKNGKLTKWDKHFDSKEKYEDIIQQIVSRANRAVNEANPIVDARLMDGSRVNVVMEPIAIDGTTLTIRKFPEHPMTVEQLLLYKSINQEVAHLLEQLVIAKYNIFISGGTGSGKTTFLNALSNFIPCDERIITIEDSAELQIRNIPNLVRLEVRNSNVEGKNGISIRDLIKSSLRMRPDRIIVGEVRDGAAIDMLTALNTGHDGSLSTGHANSPRDMLSRLETLVLLNSEIPLLAVRKQIASAIDIIVHLGRLRDKSRHVLEIVEVLDCVDNEIKINPLYEFKEKGVDAEGRIEGELVRTDYRLNNTEKLSRAGVRIYD
- a CDS encoding MinD family ATPase from ParA/SOJ subfamily, which produces MRKNLFAVFDHDIAYAKSFVHYLLKYKKINKEVILFTSLEQLMKYMEESYIEVLLISERAVQLLPENNVKQIIILSEDQKQEEGELLYIYKYQSVEMIIERLDKMLKDILESSIREDRMETVTNTKVFGIYSPSGGALCVTVGLALAKAISEEKRILLLDCETFSGFPIERNYTDYYSMSDLIYYAKNKKEEIWKLVKEKLYCMENIDVLIPVQHYKDLLEVTQEDITFFMKQISTDSMYDLIFICIDFYTDFTKRLLDHCSKVFIPTSDQVYMKNKETAFFQMLKLDEEENLDKYIAVYIPQPYVISPDIQVYSQGKEILNALSVIKSA
- a CDS encoding Flp pilus assembly protein TadB; the encoded protein is MTDYRKYEFTKKELVLNLTISLAITSFLAEIFYRSLIAVILLSPVSVIILKYRKKQLKEKRLWELNLEFREAINCLSSSLASGYSIENSFSRSVQDLRLLYEEDCMIIREFEYIIYQLQTNITIEAALSQFAERTELEDINNFTEVFVTAKRTGGDIIKIIQSTSKNIGDKIDVKRNVITLITSKKLEANIMSIVPIGIILYMWLSMPGFLDPMYHNILGIIVMTIVMIVYMIAYFWGQRLMNIQV
- a CDS encoding flagellin protein FlaA, encoding MRINHNISALKATSLLNRNNSAMEKNIEKLSSGYKINRAADDGAGMAISKKMRLQIRALDQASQNSADGISVIQTAEGALNEVTSMLQRMRELSVQAANGSYTLSDRETIQKEIDQLNSEIQRVSESTEFNTKTLLDGSLDRKTYTNNASVEVSYTSDAVKAGAYSVKVNQAPEKAAVVGGTLTNTATNISATEAGVITINGEQITINEGDTMTEVYERIRLAGDSMGIDVYPTDGTSKTSLADGAKLKFETKQYGSSESVSITTENAALAAKLGLSTTNSAAGKDVKLTLNSPLDDTATVKTDGGIATITDLNGVEIQLQVKSDVGTGTVNFNVLDAGSLVLQVGAANKQTLEINLPRVDCATLGLENLNVCTEKSATKSINKIDDAISKVTDIRAKLGAYQNRLDHAVNNLDTVSLNLDEALSRITDTDMAKEMTKYTQNQVLVQAGSSVLAQANELPQTVLSLLQG